From a single Candidatus Methylomirabilis sp. genomic region:
- a CDS encoding response regulator transcription factor, which yields MKVLVIEDAPDVVDTIGLCFTIRWPDTKVVSTGKGRKAAELVGSEAPDVVILDLGLPDMDGLKVLQEIRTFSDVPVIIVTAKGEEMARVKGLELGADDYIAKPFSHTELLARVKAVLRRTQMPELWDGKGTVSGRGFVVDLAKRRVSVEGREVPLTPTEWKLLSYMVRNEGRVISSQMLADKVWGVDHLSDAAIRAGVRRLRLKLGDDPQKPRIIRAHRGMGYSLALPR from the coding sequence ATGAAGGTCCTCGTGATTGAGGATGCTCCGGACGTCGTGGACACCATCGGGCTGTGCTTTACGATCCGCTGGCCAGATACAAAAGTTGTCTCAACCGGGAAGGGGAGGAAGGCAGCGGAACTGGTGGGGTCGGAAGCGCCCGACGTCGTCATCCTCGATCTGGGACTGCCCGACATGGACGGGCTGAAGGTGCTTCAAGAGATCCGGACGTTTTCCGATGTGCCCGTGATCATCGTCACGGCCAAGGGGGAGGAGATGGCCCGTGTCAAGGGCCTGGAGTTGGGGGCGGACGATTACATCGCGAAGCCCTTCTCGCATACGGAACTCCTGGCCCGGGTCAAGGCTGTCCTGCGCCGAACCCAGATGCCGGAACTTTGGGATGGGAAAGGGACGGTTAGCGGGCGCGGCTTCGTTGTTGACCTGGCGAAGCGCCGGGTGTCGGTTGAGGGCCGAGAAGTGCCCCTCACACCGACGGAATGGAAGCTCCTGTCCTACATGGTCCGAAACGAGGGGAGGGTTATTTCCTCCCAGATGCTCGCGGACAAAGTCTGGGGTGTGGATCACCTGAGCGATGCCGCGATCAGAGCGGGTGTGCGCCGCCTCCGGCTGAAGCTCGGTGACGATCCCCAGAAGCCCCGGATCATCCGCGCCCACCGGGGCATGGGCTACAGCCTCGCCCTGCCTCGCTAG